One stretch of Pyrenophora tritici-repentis strain M4 chromosome 4, whole genome shotgun sequence DNA includes these proteins:
- a CDS encoding MMT1, Co/Zn/Cd cation transporter, with translation MSSDTHVSPDGPIRSQVGDQTFTQANAGSTSVPNQSASGTEHAPDAIEGLSSVDNASSNGAKDDVTITVNTDPLDLRKHLRDDVTQKQLKADYPLAKPRHMKKFYTRQNALIDQFLQSGDEERLAALDQLENGPKVRFAVNASFVVNFCLFVIQMYAAISTGSLSLFATAADAFMDLVSSVVMLITSRMAARPSVYKYPVGRTRIETIGIIMFCCLMTTVAIQLIIESGRALGAGAKEHEQLHIIPIAFVATAIFCKGSLCIYCFIFRRYPAVHVFFIDHRNDIVVNAFGLAMSIVGSRVVWYLDPIGAILIGVLILTSWAANAFDHVWLLVGKSAPQEFISKLIYLVVTHDTRIQKVDTCRAYHAGQNYYVEVDIVMDEGQPLKVTHDVAQTLQRKLEGLADVERAYVHVDYEDVHDIYEEHKPLYEVTQSRTIKERVKNLRYIFKGKKQAEA, from the exons ATGTCATCCGATACCCATG TCTCACCTGACGGCCCAATCCGGAGCCAAGTTGGTGACCAAACTTTCACACAAGCCAATGCTGGGTCCACGTCAGTGCCAAACCAATCCGCCTCAGGTACGGAGCATGCGCCAGATGCTATTGAAGGGCTGTCCTCTGTCGACAATGCATCCTCCAATGGAGCCAAGGACGATGTAACCATCACTGTCAATACCGACCCTCTGGATCTGCGAAAACACCTAAGGGACGATGTGACACAGAAGCAGCTCAAGGCAGACTACCCACTGGCCAAACCTAGGCACATGAAGAAGTTTTACACCAGGCAAAACGCTCTCATCGATCAGTTTCTCCAGAGCGGTGATGAAGAGCGCTTGGCTGCTCTTGACCAGCTGGAAAATGGTCCGAAAGTGCGATTTGCCGTGAACGCATCTTTCGTCGTCAACTTCTGTCTCTTCGTCATTCAGATGTATGCTGCCATCTCTACAGGCTCGTTGTCGCTGTTCGCCACAGCGGCAGATGCCTTTATGGACCTGGTGTCCTCGGTCGTCATGCTCATCACCTCTCGTATGGCGGCTCGGCCAAGCGTGTACAAGTACCCAGTAGGGCGGACCCGCATTGAAACGATCGGTATCATCATGTTTTGTTGTTTGATGACTACTGTCGCCATCCAATTGATT ATCGAATCCGGTAGAGCTCTAGGCGCTGGTGCAAAGGAGCATGAGCAGCTCCACATCATCCCCATTGCATTTGTCGCAACTGCAATCTTTTGCAAGGGATCTTTGTGTATCTACTGCTTCATCTTCCGACGCTACCCTGCCGTCCATGTCTTCTTTATCGATCACCGCAACGACATTGTTGTCAACGCCTTTGGTCTTGCCATGTCCATTGTGGGCAGCCGCGTCGTCTGGTACCTTGACCCTATCGGTGCTATCCTGATTGGTGTCTTGATCCTTACCTCATGGGCTGCCAACGCGTTTGATCATGTCTGGCTACTGGTTGGCAAGTCTGCGCCCCAAGAGTTTATCAGCAAGCTCATTTACCTCGTCGTTACACATGATACCAGGATCCAAAAGGTTGACACCTGCCGCGCATACCACGCTGGACAAAACTACTACGTCGAAGTAGATATTGTGATGGATGAGGGACAGCCGCTCAAGGTCACGCACGATGTTGCTCAGACCCTTCAAAGGAAACTCGAAG GCCTTGCTGACGTTGAGCGCGCGTACGTACACGTCGACTATGAGGACGTCCACGACATCTACGAGGAACACAAGCCTCTCTACGAAGTCACCCAATCCAGAACCATCAAGGAGCGCGTCAAGAATCTGCGCTACATCTTCAAGGGGAAGAAACAAGCCGAGGCTTAA
- a CDS encoding C6 transcription factor — MSGREDTTVDSGQHDTNSASSKKRTHPEDFKRAYKACINCRQRKAKCILGTGPDGGELKPPCQRCKREMRECVFRSERSWVKRRKPGEARENEEEEEPVRPQSNPAPVVQPSPGHRSSISTHGFTPGGSPHVNGNHRSEYHQSPHSHLRRISSSQPDLAHSVMRTVVSSGSDALNLLFEAAHHRDAIDSQEQSGSQAYETPRSGPSGYDNGMPSSPFHTFRAQPVQMSTPSPETLKTWTSCRFVQMGWFSAHEAVTYVDLFFKNCSPLSPILGEFYSHHENHYTLIALDPFLCTTILMISSRYNILPGVGGASRGYFVHDRLWEQCQRFIMKIMLGQVKPSKAQSRTIGSIEALLLLSEWHPRALHFPTAADGWDCELMIGANNTTEEGAKLLEGDVTSNRWLEDVIEPAKRSDRMSWMLMGCALSLAQELGLFEDNARIDKDQVSYPKFTSEYLVLRRIRARKLLYVLLEQLSWRLGCTSMIPQSLNHALMEKIPIDSATGAVEQWQSFMSAWVELTKLARSISDTIYPNSATTRSLLRTGRYIGLLEHFQPLLTSWRKKYLDPCSKWSIS, encoded by the coding sequence ATGTCTGGAAGAGAGGATACTACGGTCGACAGTGGCCAACATGACACCAATTCAGCCTCGAGCAAGAAGCGGACCCACCCAGAGGATTTCAAGCGTGCGTACAAAGCATGCATCAATTGTCGGCAACGCAAGGCAAAATGCATCCTGGGTACCGGTCCTGATGGCGGCGAACTAAAGCCGCCATGTCAAAGATGCAAGCGAGAGATGCGCGAATGTGTTTTCCGGTCTGAGCGGTCGTGGGTCAAGAGACGCAAACCTGGAGAGGCGAGAGAGAatgaagaggaggaagagcCGGTCCGTCCTCAATCAAACCCTGCGCCAGTTGTGCAGCCATCTCCAGGCCACAGGTCGTCCATATCAACACATGGCTTCACCCCAGGAGGTAGCCCTCATGTCAACGGCAATCACCGTTCTGAATACCACCAGTCTCCACACAGCCATCTGCGCCGCATCTCATCTTCCCAGCCAGACCTAGCTCATTCGGTGATGAGGACAGTTGTCTCGAGCGGGAGTGATGCATTGAATCTGCTCTTCGAGGCTGCGCATCACCGTGACGCAATAGACAGCCAGGAGCAGTCGGGTTCCCAAGCATATGAGACGCCCAGATCGGGACCTTCCGGCTACGACAATGGCATGCCGTCGTCACCGTTCCACACCTTCAGGGCACAACCCGTGCAAATGTCTACACCCTCACCTGAGACCCTGAAGACGTGGACATCGTGTCGATTCGTGCAGATGGGATGGTTCTCCGCACATGAAGCCGTCACCTATGTTGATCTGTTCTTCAAGAACTGTTCGCCCTTGTCGCCCATTCTTGGCGAGTTCTACTCGCATCATGAGAACCATTACACGTTGATTGCACTGGATCCATTTCTTTGCACTACTATACTCATGATATCATCCAGATACAACATTCTTCCCGGTGTAGGGGGCGCTTCTCGGGGCTACTTTGTGCACGACAGGTTATGGGAGCAATGTCAACGCTTTATCATGAAGATCATGCTTGGACAGGTTAAGCCTTCCAAAGCTCAGAGCCGGACAATTGGATCAATTGAGGCACTTCTGCTGCTATCCGAATGGCACCCGCGTGCGCTACACTTTCCGACTGCTGCTGACGGCTGGGATTGTGAACTGATGATCGGCGCAAACAACACCACCGAGGAAGGGGCAAAGCTCTTAGAGGGGGATGTAACCTCAAATCGATGGCTTGAAGACGTCATTGAGCCAGCGAAGCGCTCTGATCGTATGTCTTGGATGTTGATGGGTTGCGCACTTTCACTGGCACAGGAGTTGGGTCTCTTCGAAGACAATGCCCGGATTGACAAAGACCAGGTATCTTACCCGAAGTTTACTTCGGAATACCTCGTTCTGCGAAGGATTAGAGCCCGAAAGCTATTATACGTTCTGCTTGAACAACTATCATGGCGCCTTGGATGCACTTCGATGATTCCACAAAGCCTCAATCATGCGTTGATGGAGAAGATCCCCATCGACTCTGCAACGGGTGCTGTAGAGCAGTGGCAGTCTTTTATGAGTGCTTGGGTAGAGCTTACTAAACTTGCGCGATCAATCTCAGACACCATTTACCCTAACTCGGCGACAACGAGAAGTTTGCTGCGGACCGGCCGCTACATTGGACTCTTGGAGCATTTCCAACCCCTTTTGACATCCTGGAGGAAGAAGTACCTCGACCCTTGCAGTAAGTGGTCCATTTCATAG
- a CDS encoding divalent heavy-metal cations transporter, whose protein sequence is MEAANEKPACGSDKDGAEYDFPLHVAAVFIVFFASIFGAGFPVVAKKVKWMKIPPPVFFFCKHFGTGVLIATAFVHLLPTAFASLNDPCLPDLFTDDYPALPGVIMMGSLFCLFVIEMWLHAKTGGHSHGGATGEAFNGAQSSGAGIQAAFNNPIRRVESYDSQKTMAMNEKRGWTEESTYPVDGFPFPKGGSDELDAKSEMPAWFIVFYEQYVRQRDEMIATINRAIPALPNHQHQQQREQSPAAANSYFDDDVEAAVDPLVLKKMSMQITLIEGGILFHSVFVGMTISITAEGFIILLIAIVFHQMFEGLGLGTRIADVPYPKTSWRPWILVVAFGSTAPIGQAIGLFTRGSYDPNSAFGLIIVGVFNAISSGLLIYAALVDLLAEDFLSEEAQHTMTGSTKTKAFIFVLLGAAGMSIVGAFA, encoded by the exons ATGGAGGCCGCCAACGAAAAGCCCGCTTGCGGTAGTGATAAGGATGGCGCCGAGTACGACTTCCCTTTGCACGTGGCGGCAGTCTTCATCGTCTTCTTTGCCTCCATTTTCGGTGCTGGTTTCCCAGTCGTGGCAAAGAAAGTCAAGTGGATGAAGATCCCACCCCcagtcttcttcttctgcaAGCACTTTGGTACTGGTGTCCTGATTGCCACTGCCTTTGTCCAT CTTCTCCCCACTGCCTTCGCCTCACTCAACGACCCCTGCCTTCCCGATCTCTTTACCGATGACTACCCCGCTCTTCCCGGTGTCATCATGATGGGCTCGCTCTTCTGTCTCTTCGTTATTGAGATGTGGCTTCACGCAAAGACTGGCGGTCACAGCCACGGTGGTGCTACCGGCGAGGCTTTCAACGGTGCCCAGAGCTCAGGTGCTGGCATTCAGGCCGCTTTCAACAACCCCATTCGTCGCGTCGAGAGCTACGACTCACAAAAGACCATGGCCATGAACGAGAAGCGAGGATGGACTGAGGAGTCAACATACCCTGTCGACGGCTTCCCATTCCCCAAGGGCGGCAGCGACGAACTCGATGCCAAGTCGGAAATGCCCGCATGGTTCATCGTCTTCTACGAGCAATACGTTCGCCAGCGTGACGAGATGATCGCTACCATCAACCGCGCCATCCCCGCCCTTCCTAACCACCAGCACCAACAACAGCGAGAACAATCCCCGGCTGCGGCCAACTCTTACTTCGACGATGATGTTGAGGCGGCTGTCGACCCTCTTGTGCTCAAGAAGATGTCCATGCAGATCACACTTATTGAAGGTGGTATCCTCTTCCACTCGGTCTTCGTCGGCATGACCATCTCCATTACCGCCGAGGGTTTCATCATCCTGCTCATTGCCATCGTCTTCCATCAGATGTTCGAGGGTCTCGGTCTGGGAACGCGTATCGCCGATGTTCCTTACCCCAAGACCAGCTGGAGGCCCTGGATTCTCGTCGTTGCTTTCGGCAGCACTGCTCCCATCGGCCAGGCTATTGGACTTTTCACTCGTGGCTCTTACGATCCCAACAGTGCTTTCGGTTTGATCATTGTGGGCGTGTTCAACGCCATTTCCTCTGGTCTTCTAATCTACGCCGCGCTTGTCGATCTGTTGGCCGAGGATTTCCTTTCCGAGGAGGCACAGCACACCATGACTGGCAGCACCAAGACCAAGGCTTTCATCTTCGTTCTCTTGGGCGCAGCTGGTATGTCCATTGTCGGAGCCTTCGCTTAA
- a CDS encoding Exo-beta-1,3-glucanase translates to MRISSTLFATTALLSSANAAIKGFNYGAQFNNNQAKQQVDFEYEFNAAKQLPGTNGWTSARLYTMIQHGTQNSIISAIEAAINTKTTLLLGLWCSAGQNGVNNEITALKAAIAKYGTRFTDLVVGISVGSEDLYRVTPTGIDNNSGPGAQPQELVKYIQQTRAAIQGTPLQGKPIGHVDTWTVYVNASNNAVIDAVDFIGMDAYPYFQTTMNNNVGSGSQLFFDAYHQTVAAAKGKPVWVTETGWPVTGQTLNQGVASANNAKIFWDDVTCQLVKDNVNLWYYILQDVQYGNPVPSFGIKPAGDLMQVSPLFDLSCPK, encoded by the exons ATGCGTATCTCTTCCACCCTCTTCGCCACTACGGCTCTTCTCTCTTCGGCCAATGCTGCCATCAAGGGCTTCAACTACGGTGCCCAGTTCAACAACAACCAGGCCAAGCAGCAAGTCGACTTTGAATACGAATTCAATGCTGCCAAACAGCTCCCCGGTACCAACGGGTGGACCAGTGCTCGTCTTTACACCATGATCCAGCACGGCACCCAAAACAGCATCATCTCGGCTATCGAGGCTGCCATCAACACCAAGACTACCCTGCTCCTCGGACTGTGGTGCTCAGCTGGCCAGAACGGCGTCAATAACGAGATTACTGCTCTCAAGGCTGCCATTGCCAAGTACGGTACTAGATTCACCGACCTCGTTGTTGGTATCTCCGTCGGTAGCGAGGACCTATACCGCGTTACCCCTACCGGCATCGATAACAACTCCGGCCCCGGTGCTCAGCCCCAGGAGCTTGTCAAATACATCCAGCAGACCAGAGCCGCCATCCAGGGCACTCCTCTCCAAGGCAAGCCCATCGGCCACGTCGACACCTGGACCGTCTACGTCAACGCCTCCAACAATGCTGTTATCGATGCTGTTGACTTCATCGGCATGGACGCCTACCCCTACTTCCAGACCACCATGAACAACAACGTCGGTAGCGGCAGCCAGCTCTTCTTCGACGCCTACCACCAGACTGTTGCCGCTGCCAAGGGCAAGCCCGTCTGGGTTACCGAGACTGGATGGCCCGTTACCGGTCAGACTTTGAACCAGGGAGTGGCCAGCGCCAACAACGCCAAGATCTTCTGGGACGACGTTACCTGCCAGCTTGTTAAGGACAATGTCAACCTTTGGTACTACATCCTTCAGGATGTCCAGTACGGCAACCCAGTGCCCTCTTTCGGCATCAAGCCTGCGGGTGACCTTATGCAGGTGTCGCCCCTTTTCGACTTGTCTTGCCCCAAA TAA
- a CDS encoding QCR10 domain containing protein, with protein MSAQSFAHHAKTPAAVSMRSPYKAYRSPFGPQYTIPKNYHGITMNVAAKYGMLAAGFGGVAGFFALFFFAEVPKVRDDIMKKIPVLDKFFTHEIPPEDNPF; from the exons ATGTCGGCTCAATCTTTCGCCCACCATGCGAAGACGCCTGCTGCCGTC AGCATGCGCAGTCCGTACAAGGCTTATAGGAGTCCTTTTGGTCCTCA ATACACGATTCCTAAGAACTACCACGGTATCACTATGAACGTCGCAGCAAAGTA CGGCATGCTCGCAGCCGGATTCGGCGGTGTAGCCGGCTTTTTcgccctcttcttcttcgcaGAGGTGCCCAAGGTGCGCGACGACATCATGAAGAAGATTCCCGTCTTGGACAAGTTCTTCACCCACGAGATACCGCCCGAGGACAACCCCTTCTGA
- a CDS encoding 4-hydroxyphenylpyruvate dioxygenase: protein MAPAAISPPSSPRPSDASSTDVAAYQGYHHVHWYVGNAKQAASFYVSRMGFERVAYRGLETGSRATASHVVRNGNVTFVLTSPLRCLEQGSRFSKEDEKLLKEIHAHQERHGDAVKDVAFEVDNVDAIYSAAVSSGASAISAPHNISDAHGTVRLATIRTYGDTTHTLIQKNNYSGIFLPGYRPESNAADPLQKYLPRVTLEAIDHCVGNQDWDEMENACEYYEKVLGFHRFWSVDDKDICTEYSALKSIVMSSPNDVVKMPINEPAKGKKQSQIEEYVDFYGGPGVQHIALRTTNIIHAITNLKARGVEFIKVPETYYDSMKLRLKKAGMTLNEDFEVLKSLDILIDFDEGGYLLQLFTKHLMDRPTVFVEIIQRNNFDGFGAGNFKSLFEAIEREQDLRGNLV, encoded by the exons ATGGCGCCTGCTGCTATCTCGCCCCCTTCATCACCCCGCCCGTCAGATGCATCATCAACAGATGTTGCGGCATACCAGGGATACCATCATGTACACTGGTATGTCGGGAACGCCAAACAAGCTGCCTCTTTCTACGTGTCGCGGATGGGCTTTGAGCGCGTCGCATACCGTGGATTGGAGACTGGATCGAGAGCCACAGCATCCCACGTCGTCCGGAACGGCAACGTCACATTCGTCCTCACATCGCCACTGAGGTGTTTAGAACAAGGCTCGCGGTTCAGCAAGGAGGATGAGAAGTTACTAAAGGAGATACACGCACACCAAGAACGACATGGTGATGCTGTCAAGG ACGTCGCATTCGAAGTCGACAACGTAGACGCCATATACTCAGCAGCCGTTTCCTCAGGCGCCTCCGCCATCAGCGCACCGCACAACATCTCCGACGCACATGGCACCGTCCGCCTCGCCACAATCCGCACTTACGGCGACACAACACACACGCTGATCCAAAAGAACAACTACTCCGGCATCTTCCTGCCTGGCTACCGTCCCGAATCCAACGCTGCCGACCCGCTCCAAAAGTACCTACCACGCGTCACCCTCGAAGCCATCGACCACTGCGTCGGCAATCAAGACTGGGACGAGATGGAGAATGCATGCGAGTACTACGAAAAAGTGCTTGGCTTCCACCGCTTCTGGAGCGTAGACGACAAGGACATTTGCACAGAGTACTCTGCGCTCAAGAGTATCGTCATGAGCTCACCCAACGACGTGGTCAAGATGCCCATCAATGAGCCTGCAAAGGGCAAGAAGCAGAGCCAGATTGAGGAGTATGTCGACTTTTATGGTGGCCCTGGTGTGCAGCATATTGCGCTGCGCACTACAAATATCATCCATGCTATTACCAACCTCAAGGCGAGGGGTGTGGAGTTTATCAAGGTTCCGGAGACGTACTATGATTCGATGAAGCTGCGGCTCAAGAAGGCGGGTATGACACTCAACGAGGACTTTGAAGTGTTGAAGAGCTTGGATATCTTGATTGACTTCGATGAGGGTGGCTATCTGCTGCAGCTCTTTACCAAGCATCTAATGGATCGACCGACGGTGTTTGTCGAGATCATCCAGAGGAACAACTTCGATGGGTTTGGCGCCGGTAACTTCAAGAGCCTGTTTGAGGCGATTGAGAGGGAGCAGGATCTCAGGGGAAACTTGGTCTAA
- a CDS encoding Atrophin-1 multi-domain protein: MTTNRPFFGGFLAAFRAQQPNLQKAATSQAASVASYSPNNTAQQNPTLDNAATARTITTKTRSPSPGATTVSVQAPGHFQPTRQHAAPYNRSTSPKAKAFPIPGASQRSRRGSDSSSEGFHEAMGAEKWYIGGRTATGEEKFYKLGMVKRHRSADRLSVDKLSI, encoded by the coding sequence atgACTACCAACAGGCCCTTCTTCGGCGGCTTCCTGGCCGCTTTCCGAGCCCAGCAACCCAACCTCCAAAAGGCAGCTACCTCGCAAGCCGCCTCTGTAGCCTCGTATTCGCCGAACAACACAGCGCAGCAAAACCCGACGCTCGACAATGCCGCCACGGCGCGGACCATCACCACAAAGACCCGATCGCCATCGCCCGGCGCCACAACTGTCTCCGTACAAGCACCGGGCCACTTCCAACCCACCAGACAGCACGCTGCGCCATACAACCGCTCCACATCACCCAAGGCCAAAGCCTTCCCCATACCAGGTGCATCACAGCGGAGCAGGAGAGGGTCAGACAGCTCGTCAGAGGGTTTCCACGAGGCCATGGGCGCCGAGAAGTGGTACATTGGCGGCCGGACAGCAACAGGAGAAGAAAAGTTCTACAAGCTCGGCATGGTGAAGCGCCACAGGAGCGCAGACCGCTTGAGCGTGGATAAGCTTAGCATATAG
- a CDS encoding AraJ, Arabinose efflux permease → MAPSSTSSSVPVGPQQTNMATEPEKQTQYASIVPPQQSAEDRLQLQRTVSSVSHHDMANVQYVATGDNDVVYNRFSERRKMIVVAVVSFCGFLAPISSTTVLSAVPEVAATYSTDGSIINVSNALYMLFMGLSPCFYGPYGNIYGRKWVSVMSAALFTAFSIGTALAPNLAAFFVFRILTAFQGTAFLVIGSAVIGDMYKPTERATALGWFLSGTLIGPALGPFIGGIIVTFRSWRDIFWLQTALAGTATLLCFFLQPETIHNKRADELEGLPAKERAHKMWQWLNPFRIIMLYRYPNILLTGLASSSLVWNMYSLLTPIRYVLNPRFGLETPLQSGLFYIAPGCGYLVGTFFGGRWADHVVKKYIRKRGSRVSEDRLRSCVFFLGGVIPACMIIYGWSIEKEVGGVALPVVMMFLQGVAQLFCFPSLNTYCLDVMQSRSAEVVAGNYFMRYMFAAAGSAACLPAVRAIGVGWFSTISAVFLMAGAAATYVTALYGKSWRMAIDEKKAAKKVGESSV, encoded by the exons ATGGCACCCTCTTCCACATCCTCCTCAGTACCCGTTGGCCCACAGCAAACCAACATGGCCACCGAACCTGAAAAGCAGACCCAGTATGCTTCCATTGTCCCACCACAACAGTCTGCAGAAGACCGTCTGCAATTGCAACGCACCGTCTCTTCTGTCAGTCACCATGACATGGCCAATGTCCAATATGTCGCCACCGGCGATAACGATGTCGTCTACAACAGGTTCTCTGAGCGCCGCAAAATGATTGTGGTAGCTGTTGTATCCTTCTGCGGCTTCTTGGCCCCGATTTCTTCAACAACCGTGTTATCTGCTGTTCCTGAAGTGGCAGCCACTTACAGCACCGATGGCTCAATCATCAACGTCTCCAATGCGTTATACATGCTGTTCATGGGACTCTCTCCCTGTTTCTACGGACCATATGGCAACATCTATGGCCGTAAATGGGTTTCGGTGATGAGTGCTGCACTCTTCACTGCGTTCTCCATTGGCACAGCCCTTGCACCCAACCTAGCAGCCTTCTTCGTCTTCCGTATTCTTACGGCTTTCCAAGGGACTGCCTTCCTAGTCATTGGGTCAGCTGTTATTGGTGACATGTATAAGCCG ACCGAACGCGCAACAGCTCTCGGATGGTTTCTAAGCGGCACCCTCATCGGTCCAGCCTTGGGTCCCTTCATCGGTGGTATCATTGTTACATTCCGTAGCTGGCGCGACATCTTCTGGCTACAGACAGCACTAGCTGGAACAGCGACGCTGTTGTGCTTCTTCCTCCAGCCCGAGACTATTCACAACAAGCGCGCCGACGAGCTTGAGGGACTGCCTGCCAAGGAACGGGCACATAAGATGTGGCAATGGTTAAATCCATTCCGCATCATCATGTTGTACCGCTACCCAAACATTCTCTTGACAGGCTTGGCTTCGAGTTCTCTGGTCTGGAACATGTACTCCCTTCTTACGCCCATCCGATACGTCCTAAACCCGCGCTTCGGCCTCGAAACACCACTACAATCGGGACTCTTCTACATTGCTCCAGGCTGCGGATACCTTGTAGGAACCTTTTTCGGCGGCCGCTGGGCCGATCACGTGGTTAAAAAGTACATTCGTAAGCGAGGCTCACGTGTTTCCGAAGACCGATTGAGAAGCTGTGTCTTCTTTCTTGGCGGTGTGATTCCAGCCTGTATGATCATCTACGGTTGGAGCATAGAAAAGGAAGTTGGTGGAGTCGCTTTGCCAGTAGTCATGATGTTCTTACAGGGTGTAGCTCAACTGTTCTGCTTCCCCAGTCTGAACACCTACTGCCTGGACGTCATGCAGAGCCGAAGTGCAGAGGTTGTTG CTGGCAATTATTTCATGCGTTACATGTTTGCTGCAGCAGGGTCTGCAGCCTGTTTACCGGCCGTTCGAGCTATTGGCGTTGGATGGTTCTCTACCATTAGCGCGGTATTTCTCATGGCTGGTGCGGCGGCAACGTACGTCACTGCACTGTATGGAAAGTCGTGGCGTATGGCTATCGACGAGAAGAAGGCAGCAAAAAAAGTGGGCGAAAGCAGCGTATGA
- a CDS encoding PRE1, 20S proteasome, whose amino-acid sequence MFIARSEYDRGINTFSPEGRLFQVEYSLEAIKLGSTAIGVATGEGVILGVEKRVTSTLLETSSVEKIVEIDHHIGCAMSGLQADARSMIEHARVESQNHAFNYAEPLRVESCTQAICDLALRFGEGAEGEESIMSRPFGVALLIAGYDEDGPSLYHAEPSGTFYRYDAKAIGSGSEGAQAELQNEFHKSLTLPEAEVLTLKTLKQVMEEKLDSKNVQLASVTKDKGFRIYTDEEMAEVVGRLPTN is encoded by the exons ATG TTCATAGCACGAAGCGAATATG ACCGCGGTATCAA CACCTTCTCGCCCGAAGGCCGTCTCTTCCAAGTCGAATACTCCCTAGAAGCCATTAAGCTTGGTTCAACAGCGATAGGC GTAGCGACAGGCGAAGGCGTAATCCTCGGTGTTGAGAAGCGCGTAACCTCCACCCTGCTCGAGACCAGCTCCGTTGAGAAGATTGTTGAAATCGACCACCACATTGGCTGCGCCATGTCTGGACTGCAGGCTGATGCACGAAGCATGATTGAGCATGCCCGCGTCGAGAGCCAGAACCACGCTTTCAACTACGCTGAGCCACTACGAGTCGAGAGCTGCACCCAGGCGATATGCGATCTGGCGCTGAGGTTCGGTGAGGGTGCCGAGGGCGAGGAGAGCATCATGAGTCGGCCTTTTGGTGTTGCGCTCTTGATTGCGGGCTATGACGAGGATGGCCCAAGTCT ATACCACGCCGAGCCCTCTGGTACTTTCTACCGCTACGACGCCAAAGCCATCGGTTCTGGATCCGAGGGTGCACAAGCAGAGCTCCAGAACGAGTTCCACAAGTCGCTTACTCTGCCTGAAGCCGAGGTCCTCACGCTCAAGACATTGAAGCAGGTCATGGAGGAGAAGCTGGATAGCAAGAATGTGCAGTTGGCAAGCGTGACCAAGGACAAGGGCTTCAGGATTTACACTGATGAGGAAATGGCGGAAGTTGTTGGAAGGCTGCCTACAAACTAG